From the Paraflavitalea soli genome, the window GTTAGCAAGCTCACCAACTTCTTTGCCTTCCTGGCCATCTTTATTTCCTGCCTGGGTTTATTTGGCCTGGCTGCCTTTACTGCTGAACAGCGTACCAAAGAAATAGGCGTGCGCAAGGTATTGGGCGCTTCTGTACCAGTCATTGTAAAAATGCTGTCGGCAAATTTCCTGAGGCCCGTAGCCATCGCCATGCTCGTTGCATTCCCCATAGCCTGGTATGTCATGCACCAATGGCTGCAGAACTTTGCCTATAAGATTGATATCGCGTGGTGGGTATTTTTGCTGGCGGGCGCCATAACCGTTGGTATTGCACTACTCACCGTCAGTTTTCAAAGTATCAAGGCTGCACGCATGAATCCTGTCAAAAGCCTGAGAAGCGAATAGTCACTCTTTTTTTCATTTCGAACGGCACTTTTTCATTTCGAACGGCACTTTTTTATTTCGAATCGCACTTTTTTTGTCATTTCGAATCGCACTTTTTTGTCATTTCGAACGCAGCGCAGCGGAGTGAGAAATCCGCTATCGAAGCAAACGCCGAAGACAAATAAAAAAGCCCCGCATAGAAATGCGGGGCGACACTAATCAAATTCGTTAACCATTAAACCTTATCCTTTTTATTATAACAAGTAAATCGAGTTTCTGTACTAAAGGAAAGGCAGAAATTTTCTAATTATTTTTGTTCCGAAGCGTCTAACCGGGGTATTTTTACAAATAATAGCCATTTTCATAATAAAAGCCCGCGCTCACGTATAGAAAAATCATGATGCCGGGCCAGATCAGTGCCACACCAACTACATTATCCTGCCATGAAAAAACAAATCCTCGATTATTCCGATACCGCCTGGGCCACCCAGGGTATTTCCTGTACACTTTCTTTTGCGCCCTTCCTCGACTGGTTGCAAAAAAGAATGGCCGAAGAACCTACCGTCAAGTCTCATTTCTACCAGATGGTGCTCGACCGGTTTGAGGCAGTGCCATCCATCCGTGAGGATATCCCCCTAAGTGCTATTTATGAGCACGCCGAATTGCTGGAATGGATGTATGCCTGTCTTACCAAGCCCCTTACGCCTGAACGAAAGACCATGTGGGCCTTATGGGTTCCCGTACAGCCCCTGATGTTCTACGGCACCGACGCCTTTTATGATCTCATCCAGCTCCATAAAATAGACCTTCGCCACCGTACACCGGAAGATTTTCGCCGCGAACAACTGCAAATGGTCTATTCCTATATCCTTAAAAAGCTATACCATTTCCACCCCCGGCAAAATGAATTTTACCATGCCTATCTCAATCCCGCCACCGGCCTGCTCCAGTATTATACCATTCATATCAATGCCGACTTTATAGACGTAACACCTAAAGGCGCATTACCCGAACTTGATCTTACAAAGCTCAATCACCTCCTGCAGGAAGGAGCGGGGTATGAAGTGCTGGAAACCATGTTACCCTTGCAGCTTTTTCACTTCAGGGGTATTTCTGTTTCTACCATTACCGATGTTACAGCCCAACATGCCCTCGACAACCTGCGCCAGGTGCGCCTTAAGCGCAGCCAAAGCGATCCCGAAGAGAGCTATCACCATGTGATCCGCTCCCTTAAGACCCTGGTGCGCAACAACCATATTCAGTTCGATCTCTTTCCCCTCTTCCAGGTCAATGGAAAATATGTATACGGTTATGAGGTAGGCGGCACCGGTATCCTGTATGCCGTATGGGGCGATCGCACCCTCAACCCCCAGGAATTCCAGACACTCACAGCAGGTTATGCTGCCAATCCCCAATCCTTCTTTTCGCGCGATGTACAAAAAGAAAGCCTGGATAAACGTGCCTGGCTGGCCCATTTTGTAAAAGAAGGCGTACGTTCACTGGTGGCCATGCCCGTGTTTTTTGCCGACACCCTGGTGGGTACCTTTTGCATGTACACCCAGGGCGATGAACAGTTTGATGAACGCACCTTCGCCTTGCTGGAGACCGCCATGCCTTCCATCGGACAAATACTAAAAGTATTTATTGAAGAGTTTAACCTCGAGATAGAAGATATTGTCCGCGAAAAATATACCTCCATCCAGCCCGCTGTACAATGGAAGTTCAGGGAGGCCGCCTGGCAGCACCTCTACCATACAAAAAAACAGTTGCCCCATGTACCATACAAGATCCAGTTCAATGACCTGCATCCACTGTACGGCGCTGTCGATATCCGCAATTCCAGTGTAGAAAGGAACAAAGCCATTATTGCCGACCTCAATATTCACCTCGACCTGCTGAGCAGCACCCTCGGCGGATTGCAGCCCTTGCAGCATTCCCCCCTGATGGAGCAGATGCTCTATACCATCCAGAAATGGAAACAGGTGCTTACACAGGAAGTACTGACCACCGCCGATGAGGCCAACATCAATCATTTTCTTGAAGCAACCGTAAGTGCCTGGCTGGACCACCTCACTACCCAGCAGCCTGCCTGCCGCAGCATCGTGGGCGATTACCGGCAGCAGGTAGCGCAGGAAAACAGCCCCGTAACTGCCAACAGGCGTGCCCTCGAAACTTCCATGCAAATGATCAACAACAGCATCAGCAATTACCTCGATGCCGGGAATGTTCAACTGCAGCACGAATATCCCTGCTATTTTGAAAAGTTCAGGACCGATGGCGTGGAATACGATTGCTATATTGGCCAATCCATAGCCCCCGACAAACCATTTGATACTTTCTACCTCAAGAGCGTACGCCTCTGGCAGCTCACATCCATGGGCACCATCGCCCGCCTCACCCGTTCCTTATTGAGCGATATGCCCCTGCCCATGCTTACCACACAGCTGATCTTTGTGCACGACAAAACCATTGATATTAGTTTTCGTGCCGATGAACGTCGCTTTGATGTGGAAGGCGCTTACAATATCCGGTACCAGATGATCAAGAAGCGGGTAGACAAGGTGCATATACGTGATACCGGTGAACGGTTAACCAAACCCGATACCTTGGCCATCATCTACTTCAACCGCAGCGACCTCGAGGATTACCTGCCTTCTTTGCAATACCTTAAGGAAACAGGCGTTTTCCTGCCCGATCACGAAGAACTGGAACTGGAAGACCTGCAAGGTGTAAGCGGACTCCGTGCCCTGCGGATAGGAATTGCTTATTGAGAAAAGCTATAGGCCCACCACCGATTGTAGCGTGGCGCGGGTTACCTCACTCATAAACCGGATCTTCGATGCGCTGGCATTACCCTGCAGGTCTATCACCACATATGCGGGGAAGCCGCCCGAAGCATTGAATATTCTTTTGATCTCCGTGATCATAACGTCATTCACAAAAATATGCGTGCCCGGCGCCTTCAGGTCCACCACATGGTTTTTCCACGACTTTTCGTTGGAGCCGCCTGTTGTGCACAGGTACACATATTCGATAGGCAGGTCTTTATTGTCTTCATGTAGCTTTTTACCCCTGGGAATGTCCGACAGGCAGGGCCCGCACCAGGTGGCCCAGAAATCAATAATGATCGCCTTGCCTTTAAATTTCGCTTTGAGGTTCACGATGAAGTCTGCTGCTTTTGTTAAACTGTCCAGCCGGTACAACTGCGCCCCGAAAGCCAATTGCACCAATGGCTTACCGATATACAATTGTGTATCGTTGATCTTTTGCGCAATGTTGAAAAGACTGTCCACCTCTTTTTGTCTGGATATTGATTCTGCTAATTGTGTTTGTACAATCCTTTTACACCAATCCGTTGTAAGGTGCTTTAGTAAAAACGGATACGTGGTATTATATTGTTCTTTCAATCCTCCCATCAGGCATATCTTTAACAGGTCTGCCCGGGCGCCCGTATGATTGTTCTCGATAATGTTTATTTGATGTTGCATCGTGAGCATGGATTGCTCATCTGTAAAATGACTATATCGCTTGTTATACAAGTTATTCAGTTCCTTCTTGCTTTTTTCTCTTTCCGGACCACTTAATTGTTCATAATAATTGATGGAATCCAATATCGACTTTTGAGTTTCATTGTATTTTGCATAATTCTTATACAACAACGACTGAATATTGATGGCGGCATTGTTACTATTGTATACAATATAATTGCTAAGCTGCTGATAGAATGCGACTCCATCATTGCTCACGAAATAGGGCTGGTGGGTCTTGATCCTTTCCCAATATTGGGCGGGTATATTCTTAAACGTGAAGGGCACACAAAACCAGCCATAGTACATCGAGTTGGTTTCGTTGCGAATGATCTCCCCATACCCCGGGTATTTGCCAATGAACTCCTCATCTGTTTGTTGCAGTTGC encodes:
- a CDS encoding GAF domain-containing protein, translated to MKKQILDYSDTAWATQGISCTLSFAPFLDWLQKRMAEEPTVKSHFYQMVLDRFEAVPSIREDIPLSAIYEHAELLEWMYACLTKPLTPERKTMWALWVPVQPLMFYGTDAFYDLIQLHKIDLRHRTPEDFRREQLQMVYSYILKKLYHFHPRQNEFYHAYLNPATGLLQYYTIHINADFIDVTPKGALPELDLTKLNHLLQEGAGYEVLETMLPLQLFHFRGISVSTITDVTAQHALDNLRQVRLKRSQSDPEESYHHVIRSLKTLVRNNHIQFDLFPLFQVNGKYVYGYEVGGTGILYAVWGDRTLNPQEFQTLTAGYAANPQSFFSRDVQKESLDKRAWLAHFVKEGVRSLVAMPVFFADTLVGTFCMYTQGDEQFDERTFALLETAMPSIGQILKVFIEEFNLEIEDIVREKYTSIQPAVQWKFREAAWQHLYHTKKQLPHVPYKIQFNDLHPLYGAVDIRNSSVERNKAIIADLNIHLDLLSSTLGGLQPLQHSPLMEQMLYTIQKWKQVLTQEVLTTADEANINHFLEATVSAWLDHLTTQQPACRSIVGDYRQQVAQENSPVTANRRALETSMQMINNSISNYLDAGNVQLQHEYPCYFEKFRTDGVEYDCYIGQSIAPDKPFDTFYLKSVRLWQLTSMGTIARLTRSLLSDMPLPMLTTQLIFVHDKTIDISFRADERRFDVEGAYNIRYQMIKKRVDKVHIRDTGERLTKPDTLAIIYFNRSDLEDYLPSLQYLKETGVFLPDHEELELEDLQGVSGLRALRIGIAY
- a CDS encoding TlpA family protein disulfide reductase — translated: MKSTLLLCLLLGSLYGFAQKGAPPNPLALDDAGMDGYLKNRKPAKISIQVHHLPASAGRIKVSYSLVHFGAQSQIARQTVLGKDGTVTIVLDENLPYQQLWLTVDSLLYTGIVVNSDLHISIDAAITKGQEIYLAGNGVQFSGTDGALNSVLNEHTLFRKKERDSIESYFVNQSLLAANKKITLETFLQTADLAYRQLQQTDEEFIGKYPGYGEIIRNETNSMYYGWFCVPFTFKNIPAQYWERIKTHQPYFVSNDGVAFYQQLSNYIVYNSNNAAINIQSLLYKNYAKYNETQKSILDSINYYEQLSGPEREKSKKELNNLYNKRYSHFTDEQSMLTMQHQINIIENNHTGARADLLKICLMGGLKEQYNTTYPFLLKHLTTDWCKRIVQTQLAESISRQKEVDSLFNIAQKINDTQLYIGKPLVQLAFGAQLYRLDSLTKAADFIVNLKAKFKGKAIIIDFWATWCGPCLSDIPRGKKLHEDNKDLPIEYVYLCTTGGSNEKSWKNHVVDLKAPGTHIFVNDVMITEIKRIFNASGGFPAYVVIDLQGNASASKIRFMSEVTRATLQSVVGL